From Halorubrum salinarum, the proteins below share one genomic window:
- a CDS encoding winged helix-turn-helix transcriptional regulator — MADTRDRIRRHVRDAPGVHFNRIGRELDIATGQAQYHLRRLVRDGELAVERIGGRAHYFDPAVDPWDRRTLAFLRRETAREIVVRLHADGPTRPAALAGDLDLAKSTVSWHVSTLADHGIVEKSPDRPMTVALARPDRTAALLDEVSPSLPDRLVDRFVRTVDSLLDAEG, encoded by the coding sequence ATGGCGGACACCAGAGACAGGATCCGACGCCACGTCCGCGACGCCCCCGGCGTCCACTTCAACCGGATCGGCCGCGAGCTCGACATCGCGACCGGACAGGCGCAGTACCACCTCCGCCGGCTCGTCCGGGACGGCGAGCTCGCGGTCGAACGCATCGGCGGGCGCGCGCACTACTTCGATCCGGCGGTCGATCCGTGGGACCGGCGGACGCTCGCGTTTCTCAGGCGGGAGACGGCCCGCGAGATCGTCGTCAGGCTCCACGCCGACGGCCCAACCCGGCCGGCGGCGCTCGCCGGTGACCTCGACCTCGCGAAGAGCACGGTGTCGTGGCACGTCTCGACGCTCGCGGACCACGGGATCGTCGAGAAGTCCCCCGACCGGCCGATGACCGTCGCGCTGGCGCGTCCGGACCGGACGGCCGCGCTCCTCGACGAGGTGTCGCCGTCGCTGCCCGACCGGCTCGTCGACCGCTTTGTCCGCACGGTCGACTCGCTCCTCGACGCCGAGGGGTGA
- a CDS encoding DUF7471 family protein: protein MTQSLSGSVSALAGWSVEGSLPILAVVVAAGLGTSLLFAVSLAAYRRRRQAQYRLISLAVGALLARSVVGVGTVLGAVPMPVHHLLAHSLDFLIAATVLYAVYAHAPGAVGDDAASD, encoded by the coding sequence GTGACGCAGTCGCTCTCGGGGTCGGTGTCGGCGCTCGCCGGATGGTCCGTGGAGGGGTCGCTGCCGATCCTGGCGGTCGTGGTCGCCGCCGGACTCGGGACGAGTCTCCTCTTCGCCGTCAGCCTCGCCGCCTACCGACGCCGCCGGCAGGCGCAGTACCGACTGATCTCCCTCGCCGTCGGCGCGCTCCTGGCTCGGTCGGTGGTCGGCGTCGGAACCGTTCTGGGAGCCGTGCCGATGCCGGTCCACCACCTCCTCGCGCACAGCCTGGACTTCCTCATCGCCGCGACCGTCCTCTATGCGGTGTACGCCCACGCGCCCGGCGCGGTCGGCGACGACGCCGCCTCGGACTGA
- a CDS encoding copper ABC transporter permease, giving the protein MNSPFGGVWVVFRRELVTVRRTPGYAVLAAGLLVVLAGLVAVGGGGATGFVPAVVDLLLPAEVLVPLLAVVLGYRSLFADAASGELSVIRTYPVSATGYVFGVLLARTVALVALVGGPFALVGAYVWLTAAPDTGIFATHAGVDSPVLFVRFIALVVPFGAAYLALSAAVSTVATSRRSAVALALLALLGGVLAGDLAVLRSLSAGASPGGIAGSVALSPNGAFRGLVFEHVIGVAFAPEGGFVQTGRAVASLVGWTVGGTVVSVAAVAFGPRVGVAVERLRGSVGR; this is encoded by the coding sequence GTGAACTCTCCGTTCGGCGGCGTGTGGGTCGTCTTCCGGCGCGAGCTGGTCACGGTGCGCCGGACGCCCGGGTACGCCGTTCTCGCTGCCGGGCTGCTTGTCGTCCTCGCCGGCCTCGTCGCGGTCGGGGGCGGCGGCGCGACCGGGTTCGTGCCCGCGGTCGTCGACCTGCTGTTGCCCGCCGAGGTGCTTGTGCCGCTGCTGGCGGTCGTGCTCGGGTACCGCTCGCTGTTCGCCGACGCCGCGAGCGGGGAGCTCAGCGTGATCCGGACGTATCCGGTGAGCGCGACCGGGTACGTCTTCGGGGTGCTGCTCGCCCGGACGGTCGCGCTCGTCGCGCTCGTGGGCGGCCCGTTCGCGCTCGTCGGCGCCTACGTGTGGCTCACCGCCGCGCCGGACACGGGCATCTTCGCGACGCACGCCGGTGTCGACTCGCCGGTGCTTTTCGTCCGCTTCATCGCGCTCGTCGTGCCGTTCGGCGCGGCGTACCTCGCGCTCTCGGCGGCGGTGTCGACGGTCGCGACGAGCCGGCGGAGCGCGGTCGCGCTCGCCCTCCTCGCGCTGCTCGGCGGCGTTCTCGCCGGCGACCTCGCGGTGCTTCGATCGCTGTCGGCCGGGGCGTCGCCGGGCGGGATCGCCGGGTCGGTCGCGCTCTCCCCGAACGGTGCGTTCCGGGGACTCGTCTTCGAGCACGTGATCGGCGTCGCCTTCGCGCCGGAGGGCGGGTTCGTCCAGACCGGGCGGGCGGTGGCCTCGCTCGTCGGGTGGACCGTCGGCGGGACCGTCGTCTCCGTCGCCGCCGTCGCGTTCGGGCCCCGCGTCGGCGTCGCGGTCGAACGCCTCCGCGGGAGCGTCGGCCGGTAG
- a CDS encoding ABC transporter ATP-binding protein produces the protein MSDRTLAALDGVTRTYGGVAVLDDVSLSVGTGVTAVIGPNGSGKSTLLGVLSGAVEPTAGTVRYPEGGPRSGSEKRVGYLPQRVPFRDGFTARETLGFYAALAGGDPDAALAAVGLSDAAGKRVADLSGGMRRLLGIAQARLGDPDVVVLDEPTSGLDPEMRERAFRAAARAGDDAAVVVSSHDLDLVDAHADAVVVLRRGRIAAAGRRERLLDERGVDDVAALYRAVAAGTDGASSPAGGGAEEGGESGGADAESVHVTGVSDR, from the coding sequence ATGAGCGACCGCACGCTCGCGGCGCTCGACGGCGTCACGCGCACCTACGGCGGCGTCGCGGTGCTCGACGACGTCTCACTGTCGGTCGGGACGGGCGTCACCGCCGTCATCGGTCCCAACGGCTCCGGCAAGTCGACGCTGCTCGGGGTCCTGAGCGGCGCGGTCGAACCCACCGCGGGGACGGTCCGGTACCCCGAGGGCGGTCCGCGCTCGGGGTCGGAGAAGCGCGTCGGCTACCTCCCGCAGCGGGTACCGTTCCGAGACGGGTTCACCGCCCGAGAGACCCTCGGGTTCTACGCGGCGCTCGCTGGCGGCGACCCCGACGCGGCGCTGGCGGCGGTCGGGCTCTCGGACGCGGCCGGGAAGCGGGTCGCGGACCTCTCCGGCGGGATGCGGCGGTTGCTCGGGATCGCACAGGCGAGGCTCGGCGACCCGGACGTCGTCGTCCTCGACGAGCCGACGAGCGGGCTCGACCCGGAGATGCGAGAGCGGGCGTTCCGCGCGGCGGCGCGGGCGGGCGACGACGCCGCCGTCGTCGTCAGCTCGCACGACCTCGACCTCGTCGACGCCCACGCCGACGCGGTCGTCGTCCTCCGCCGCGGCCGGATCGCCGCGGCCGGGCGCCGCGAGCGCCTCCTCGACGAGCGGGGGGTCGACGACGTCGCGGCGCTGTACCGCGCGGTCGCGGCCGGCACCGACGGGGCGTCGTCGCCCGCGGGCGGCGGGGCGGAGGAGGGCGGAGAGAGCGGCGGAGCCGACGCCGAGTCGGTCCACGTCACGGGGGTGTCCGACCGGTGA